Proteins encoded within one genomic window of Candidatus Rokuibacteriota bacterium:
- a CDS encoding carbohydrate ABC transporter permease, whose amino-acid sequence MSRRLSWPRRVALWIANIMAITFLVAPLAPLILSSVQSEKTLQGDTRALLPREYTAANFQLILSAGAQRGPIFEQVSYLPKSIERFPAAFLNSLIVGVAVTLIALALASLSAYTIARLRLRWTQTLLQMSAMSRMVPLIVLMVPLYVLFRTYGLLNSLTGVILAEVGFLIPYAIMILVPYFASFPGELEDAARIDGCTRFTAFVRMILPLSTPGLAACAVILFIISWHELLIPLIVVSRPEAMTVPVILAGLVSDYFVFFTLMMAICLLGLLPTLALVLLLQKYVVRGLVSGAVKG is encoded by the coding sequence GTGAGCCGACGTCTGTCGTGGCCGCGGCGGGTGGCGCTCTGGATCGCGAACATCATGGCGATCACGTTCCTGGTCGCGCCGCTGGCACCCCTCATCCTGTCGAGCGTTCAGTCGGAAAAGACGCTCCAGGGAGACACGCGGGCGCTCCTGCCACGCGAGTACACCGCGGCCAACTTCCAGCTCATCCTGTCGGCCGGCGCGCAGCGCGGGCCGATCTTCGAGCAGGTGTCCTACCTGCCGAAATCCATCGAGCGCTTCCCGGCGGCGTTCCTCAACAGCCTCATCGTCGGCGTCGCGGTCACGCTGATCGCGCTTGCCCTCGCAAGCCTGTCGGCCTACACCATCGCCCGCCTGAGGCTGCGCTGGACGCAGACGCTGCTCCAGATGAGCGCCATGAGCCGGATGGTGCCGCTGATTGTCCTCATGGTTCCGCTGTACGTCCTCTTCCGGACTTATGGGCTCCTGAACTCGCTCACCGGCGTGATCCTCGCGGAGGTCGGCTTCCTGATCCCGTACGCCATCATGATCCTGGTGCCGTACTTCGCGTCCTTCCCCGGGGAGCTGGAGGACGCCGCCCGGATCGACGGCTGCACGCGCTTCACGGCGTTCGTCCGGATGATCCTGCCGCTCTCGACACCCGGCCTGGCGGCCTGTGCGGTCATCCTGTTCATCATCTCCTGGCACGAGCTGCTGATCCCGCTCATCGTCGTCAGCCGGCCCGAGGCGATGACGGTGCCGGTGATCCTGGCCGGACTCGTCTCGGACTACTTCGTATTCTTCACCCTGATGATGGCGATCTGCCTGCTCGGCCTCCTTCCCACGCTCGCGCTGGTCCTTCTCCTGCAGAAGTACGTCGTGCGCGGGCTAGTTTCGGGCGCGGTCAAGGGATGA
- a CDS encoding sugar ABC transporter permease, with amino-acid sequence MTPETALGRGELPAGRLAVLMNAPSVLCLALVLAYPIIYAGYLSLHEVSLRQLRTGEFPFAGLANFARLFRDDLFWLSLRHTLVFVAASVALEVVIALVIALIVNEERVWISRVTRVLILVPWAVPPIVNGLLWSFILNAQYGYLNRTLSALGLIDGYVNWLGNPRFAMAAVIAAYVWRTTPFNILLYHAALQGIPRELYEAAEMDGASGWSAFWSLTLPLLRPILAVTLILRTTFGFMVFDEILAITQGGPGNDTWVAAWYTYKMSFQPPFNIGLGAASAWMLTLIIGAFALLYVRFVYRRVEW; translated from the coding sequence GTGACCCCGGAGACCGCGCTCGGACGCGGCGAGCTGCCGGCGGGGCGGCTCGCGGTGCTGATGAACGCGCCGTCGGTCCTGTGCCTGGCGCTGGTGCTGGCCTACCCGATCATCTACGCGGGCTACCTCTCCCTCCACGAGGTGAGCCTGCGACAGCTCCGCACGGGGGAGTTCCCGTTCGCCGGCCTGGCGAACTTCGCGCGTCTCTTCCGGGACGACCTGTTCTGGCTCTCGCTCCGCCACACGCTCGTCTTCGTCGCCGCCTCCGTGGCCCTCGAGGTAGTGATCGCGCTCGTCATCGCGCTCATCGTGAACGAGGAGCGGGTGTGGATCTCGCGCGTGACCCGTGTCCTGATCCTGGTCCCGTGGGCGGTGCCGCCGATCGTGAATGGGCTCCTCTGGTCGTTCATCCTCAACGCCCAGTACGGCTATCTGAACCGCACGCTGTCGGCGCTCGGCCTCATCGACGGCTATGTGAACTGGCTGGGCAACCCTCGCTTCGCGATGGCGGCGGTGATCGCCGCCTATGTGTGGCGCACCACGCCGTTCAACATCCTCCTCTACCACGCGGCGCTCCAGGGCATCCCGCGCGAGCTGTACGAGGCGGCGGAGATGGACGGCGCGTCGGGATGGTCGGCGTTCTGGAGCCTCACCCTGCCCCTGCTGCGTCCGATCCTCGCGGTGACGCTGATCCTCCGCACCACTTTCGGCTTCATGGTATTTGACGAGATCCTCGCCATCACCCAGGGCGGTCCTGGCAACGACACGTGGGTGGCGGCCTGGTACACCTACAAGATGTCGTTCCAGCCGCCGTTCAACATCGGCCTCGGCGCCGCCTCCGCGTGGATGCTCACGCTGATCATCGGCGCCTTCGCGCTCCTCTACGTGCGCTTCGTCTACCGGCGGGTGGAGTGGTGA